A window of Corallococcus macrosporus DSM 14697 contains these coding sequences:
- a CDS encoding methylmalonyl-CoA mutase family protein: protein MRNVQQTPVPQPYKPRFHVRIVTAASLFDGHDAAINVMRRLMQASGAEIIHLGHNRSVAEIVDCAIQEDVQGIAITSYQGGHVEFFKYMIDLLRERKANIKVFGGGGGTILPSEIEELHRYGVTRIYSPDDGRAMGLQGMIDHLISECDFEKRPGDFAPLLDAPSLREPARIAPLITIAENFADKGSELREAMTHLQAKGPRVPVLGITGTGGAGKSSLVDELVRRFLADFPDKTLAVLSVDPSKRKSGGALLGDRIRMNAIDNPRVYMRSMATRQSNLALSKHVGDSIEICKAAGFDLIVVETSGIGQSDTEITEHSDVALYVMTAEYGAATQLEKIDMLDFADVIAINKFDKRGSLDALRDVRKQWKRNHNAFHTADDGVPVYGTIASQFNDPGMNQLYRALMDTLATKTGAPLKSGFELTPGMSEKKWIIPPERTRYLAEIVEACESYDGFAKAQAAIARRMYQLHGTIEALRANVGRKRLEIVEPKDPADTVQVTERVEGEPAYLSELVELYKDLESRLHADCRRLLAEWPATKRRYAASKYQFQVRDRVIELDLYTETLSHLRVPKIALPRYEDWGDILTWLLRENAPGAFPFTAGVFPLKREGEDPARMFAGEGGPERTNKRFHYVSRGLPAKRLSTAFDSVTLYGEDPDHRPDIYGKVGNSGVSIANVDDAKKLYSGFDLADPSTSVSMTINGPAPMLLGFFLNAAVDQQCEKWIRENGQVDEVEKKIDALYRERGLPRPRYQGDLPQGNDGLGLLLLGVSGDEVLPRDVYERIRARTLQAVRGTVQADILKEDQAQNTCIFSTEFALRVMGDIQQYFIDQKVRNFYSVSISGYHIAEAGANPISQLAFTLANGFTFVEYYLSRGMDIDDFAPNLSFFFSNGMDPEYAVLGRVARRIWAKAIRDKYGGNDRSQKLKYHIQTSGRSLHAQEIAFNDIRTTLQALLALNDNCNSLHTNAYDEAITTPTEESVRRALAIQLVINKEFGLSKNENPNQGAFIIEELTDLVEAAVLAEFRAISERGGVLGAMERMYQRSKIQEESLYYETLKHDGTLPIIGVNTFLDPKGSPTVTPPEVIRATTEEKNYAIDSRDAFWKRNAETAPKALEAVRRAALDNGNIFAALMDACKVCTLGQLSRALYEVGGQYRRNM, encoded by the coding sequence GTGCGAAACGTCCAGCAGACACCCGTTCCCCAGCCCTACAAGCCTCGTTTCCACGTCCGCATCGTGACGGCCGCCTCCCTGTTCGACGGGCACGACGCCGCCATCAACGTGATGCGCCGCCTGATGCAGGCCTCGGGCGCGGAGATCATCCACCTGGGCCACAACCGCTCGGTGGCGGAGATTGTCGACTGCGCCATCCAGGAGGACGTGCAGGGCATCGCCATCACCTCCTACCAGGGCGGTCACGTCGAGTTCTTCAAGTACATGATTGACCTGCTGCGCGAGCGGAAGGCCAACATCAAGGTCTTCGGCGGCGGCGGCGGCACCATCCTCCCGTCGGAGATTGAAGAGCTCCACCGCTACGGCGTCACGCGCATCTACTCGCCGGACGACGGCCGGGCCATGGGCCTGCAGGGGATGATTGACCACCTCATCTCCGAGTGTGACTTCGAGAAGCGGCCCGGCGACTTCGCCCCCCTGCTGGACGCGCCCTCCCTGCGCGAGCCGGCGCGCATCGCCCCGCTCATCACCATCGCGGAGAACTTCGCCGACAAGGGCTCGGAGCTGCGCGAGGCGATGACGCACCTCCAGGCCAAGGGGCCGCGCGTGCCCGTGCTGGGCATCACCGGCACCGGCGGCGCGGGCAAGTCCAGCCTGGTGGACGAGCTGGTGCGGCGCTTCCTGGCGGACTTCCCGGACAAGACGCTCGCCGTGCTGTCCGTGGACCCGTCCAAGCGCAAGTCCGGCGGCGCGCTGCTCGGCGACCGCATCCGGATGAACGCCATCGACAACCCGCGCGTCTACATGCGCTCCATGGCCACCCGCCAGAGCAACCTCGCCCTGTCCAAGCACGTGGGCGACTCCATCGAAATCTGCAAGGCCGCCGGCTTCGACCTCATCGTGGTGGAGACCTCCGGCATCGGCCAGTCCGACACCGAAATCACCGAGCACTCCGACGTGGCGCTCTACGTGATGACGGCGGAGTACGGCGCGGCGACGCAGCTCGAGAAGATCGACATGCTCGACTTCGCGGACGTCATCGCCATCAACAAGTTCGACAAGCGCGGCTCGCTGGACGCGCTGCGGGACGTGCGCAAGCAGTGGAAGCGCAACCACAACGCCTTCCACACCGCCGATGACGGCGTGCCGGTGTACGGCACCATCGCGTCGCAGTTCAACGACCCGGGGATGAACCAGCTCTACCGGGCCCTCATGGACACGCTCGCCACCAAGACGGGCGCGCCGCTGAAGTCCGGCTTCGAGCTCACGCCCGGCATGAGCGAGAAGAAGTGGATCATCCCGCCCGAGCGCACCCGCTACCTGGCGGAGATCGTGGAGGCCTGTGAGTCCTACGACGGCTTCGCCAAGGCCCAGGCCGCCATCGCCCGGCGCATGTACCAGCTCCACGGCACCATCGAGGCGCTGCGCGCCAACGTGGGCAGGAAGCGCCTGGAAATCGTCGAGCCCAAGGACCCGGCGGACACGGTGCAGGTCACGGAGCGCGTGGAGGGCGAGCCCGCCTACCTGAGCGAGCTGGTGGAGCTGTACAAGGACCTGGAGTCGCGCCTCCACGCCGACTGCCGCCGGCTGCTGGCCGAGTGGCCCGCGACGAAGCGCCGCTACGCCGCCTCCAAGTACCAGTTCCAGGTGAGAGACCGGGTCATCGAGTTGGACTTGTACACGGAGACGCTGTCGCACCTGCGCGTCCCCAAGATTGCCCTCCCCCGCTACGAGGACTGGGGTGACATCCTCACCTGGCTGCTGCGGGAGAACGCGCCCGGCGCCTTCCCCTTCACCGCCGGCGTCTTCCCGCTCAAGCGCGAGGGCGAGGACCCCGCGCGCATGTTCGCCGGCGAGGGCGGCCCGGAGCGCACCAACAAGCGCTTCCACTACGTGTCGCGCGGACTGCCCGCCAAGCGCCTGTCCACCGCGTTCGACTCGGTGACGCTGTACGGCGAGGACCCGGACCACCGGCCGGACATCTACGGCAAGGTGGGCAACTCCGGCGTGTCCATCGCCAACGTGGACGACGCGAAGAAGCTCTACTCCGGCTTCGACCTGGCGGACCCGTCCACCTCCGTGTCCATGACCATCAACGGCCCCGCGCCGATGCTGCTCGGCTTCTTCCTCAACGCCGCGGTGGACCAGCAGTGCGAGAAGTGGATTCGCGAGAATGGCCAGGTCGACGAGGTCGAGAAGAAGATTGACGCCCTCTACCGCGAGCGCGGCCTGCCGCGGCCCCGCTACCAGGGGGACTTGCCGCAGGGCAACGACGGGCTGGGCCTGCTGCTGCTCGGCGTGTCCGGCGACGAGGTGCTCCCGCGCGACGTCTACGAGCGCATCCGCGCCAGGACGCTCCAGGCCGTGCGGGGCACCGTGCAGGCGGACATCCTGAAGGAGGACCAGGCGCAGAACACCTGCATCTTCTCCACGGAGTTCGCCCTGCGGGTGATGGGCGACATCCAGCAGTACTTCATCGACCAGAAGGTGCGGAACTTCTACTCGGTGTCGATTTCCGGCTACCACATCGCGGAGGCCGGGGCGAACCCCATCTCCCAGCTCGCCTTCACGCTGGCCAACGGCTTCACCTTCGTCGAGTACTACCTGTCGCGGGGCATGGACATCGACGACTTCGCGCCCAACCTCTCGTTCTTCTTCTCGAACGGGATGGACCCGGAGTACGCCGTGCTGGGCCGCGTGGCGCGCCGCATCTGGGCCAAGGCCATCCGGGACAAGTACGGCGGCAATGACCGCTCGCAGAAGCTGAAGTACCACATCCAGACGTCCGGCCGGTCCCTGCACGCGCAGGAGATTGCCTTCAACGACATCCGGACCACGCTGCAGGCGCTGCTCGCGCTCAACGACAACTGCAATTCGTTGCACACCAACGCCTACGACGAGGCCATCACCACGCCCACCGAGGAGAGCGTGCGCCGCGCGCTCGCCATCCAGCTGGTCATCAACAAGGAGTTCGGCCTTTCGAAGAACGAGAACCCCAACCAGGGCGCGTTCATCATCGAGGAGCTGACCGACCTGGTGGAGGCGGCGGTGCTGGCGGAGTTCCGCGCCATCTCCGAGCGCGGCGGCGTGCTGGGCGCCATGGAGCGCATGTACCAGCGCTCCAAGATTCAGGAGGAGTCGCTCTACTACGAGACGCTGAAGCACGACGGGACGCTGCCCATCATCGGCGTGAATACCTTCCTGGACCCCAAGGGCTCGCCCACGGTGACGCCGCCCGAGGTCATCCGCGCCACGACGGAGGAGAAGAACTACGCCATCGACTCGCGCGACGCCTTCTGGAAGCGCAACGCGGAGACGGCGCCCAAGGCCCTGGAGGCCGTGCGCCGCGCGGCGCTGGACAACGGCAACATCTTCGCCGCGCTGATGGACGCCTGTAAGGTCTGCACGCTCGGCCAGCTCTCCCGCGCGCTGTACGAGGTGGGCGGGCAGTACCGGCGCAACATGTAG